TACAGTAAGTCTTTCATAGGCATATTGATTCTCTATCAAACCCTTATAAAAAGTCCCTATTTCTCCTACATGAAACGGCTCAGGCCCGTTTATCCCCAGTAGAGATGTCACTTCCACCATTGCGTCATCAGGAAGATTCGGTATAATTCCGTTATTTTCCACAATTACTATATAATATTTTTTCAGATTATTTGCTATTGAATCGGCTATAGCTACTATCATTTCACCATGAGCATCATTTTTCACCACATCTGCACCTTTGGCTGTCCCTGTTTCCATGACTCTTCGGCACTCTGCAAAAACATTTTTCTCTCTCCCGTTCATTACTTCATTTGCCCTTGTGTAGTCTTTATTTAAATGAGTCAGTTTATACTGAGGGTAGATATAGTACTGAAGATAAGTATTCGGCAGAAATTCCGTAAAATCTACAAGCATATCCTGAACAAGCGAGTATGTATCCAGCCATGATTTGTCCCTCTGTTCTGCATCAGCAGGCAAAAATCCTTTTTCAGTAATTATCTTTTTTAATTCAGGAAGAAGGTCTTTCCCGCCTTTATCATAAATATTCTTAAACCATCCAAAATGGTTCAGCCCAAAATAATACGGTTCAAGGTCTTCATATTTTACGCCAAGTATTTTGGCATATGAATAAAGAAGATTTATCGGCTGATCGCATATATTCAGTATTTTTTTATCATCAGGAAATCTTTTTTGCAGAGCATAAGCTACTATTGCCGCCGGATTTGTGTAATTCAAAATCCACGCATCAGGTTTATATCTTCTTATATCCTCTACCATTTCTATCATATCTCTTATTGATCTTATCCCGTAGGCAAAACCGCCTGCACCGCATGTCTCCTGACCTATCACCCCGTTATTCAGCGGAATTTTTTCATCTTTTTCACGCATTTCATATCCGCCTGTACGCATCTGACAAAAAACATAATCTACATCCTGATAAGCAGTTTCTTTATCTGTTGTAATTACGACTTCTGTTTCAGGATAGTATTCCCTGAATAAAACCTTGGCGAATCCTCCTATTACATTTTGTCTTTCTTCATTTATATCAAATAACACCAGCTTTTTTAGTCTGAATTTGTCTTTGTAGCTTACAAGAGCTTTTAACAGCCCCGGTGTCCATGTTGACCCTCCTCCGACGATTGTTACATTATAGCTTTTCAATTTTTTGCCTCCTTTTGGCTTTTTATGTATTCTTTTAAATTTTTAGTAATACTTTCCACTTTCAGCCCGTAAATAATGTGGATGTAATTTTTTTCCGGTCTTACTATTCCTGAAGGTCTTGTACTCTTTATGACTGTTTCATTAATTTTTTCAGGATCTAAAACCTGTACCCTTAATCTGGTAAAGCAATTTTCCACATCTGCTATATTTTCTGTTCCCCCAAGCCCTCTTATAATCGTTTCAGACAATTCCGTATCTTCCACAGCTATCTCTTTTCCTTCACTTTCTTCTTCATCATTAAGATTTTCACGTCCCGGAGTATTTACATTAAATTTCATTATAAAAAACACAAATACTTTATAATAAACAAACCCGTAAATTATCCCCACAATAATTACAAGAAACCATCTCGTATCCATACCTCTGAATACACCAAAAATAAAGAAATCAATTATACCGGCCTGTATGTTCCCCACTGCTACTCCCAAAACAGCCATTATCATATAAGCCAGACCTGTCATTACGGCATGGAATAAGAATAAGACCGGTGAAATAAATATAAATGAAAACTCTATAGGCTCAGTTATTCCTGTTACAAATGAAGCTGCTATTGCTGCTAGCATCAATGATTTTATATACTTTTTATTTTCAGGAAATGAGGTTTTTATAATAGCCAGAGCTGCTGCCGGAAGACCAAACATAGCAATTATCATATGTCCCTGACCTACAAATCTTGTTCCCAGCCTTACCACATCCACAGGAGAATTATTTACCAGAGTTGCATTATATATATTTAAAGCTCCTGTAACCACTTCTCCGTTTATTGTTGTGCTTCCTCCTATATTCGTGAATCTTACAAGCTGGTTTAATATATGGTGCAGCCCTGTAGGTATAAGCAGTCTGTTCAGAAATCCGTAAATAAAAGGTCCGAATATACCTGTTACTTCTATTGACTTACCAAATAACGATATAATAAAATCAAAATACGGCCATACATAATATGAAATCAAAGCTACAAACGGTACTGCCACTATTGTTATAATAGGTACAAATCTTTTCC
The sequence above is drawn from the Sebaldella sp. S0638 genome and encodes:
- a CDS encoding 6-phospho-alpha-glucosidase, encoding MKSYNVTIVGGGSTWTPGLLKALVSYKDKFRLKKLVLFDINEERQNVIGGFAKVLFREYYPETEVVITTDKETAYQDVDYVFCQMRTGGYEMREKDEKIPLNNGVIGQETCGAGGFAYGIRSIRDMIEMVEDIRRYKPDAWILNYTNPAAIVAYALQKRFPDDKKILNICDQPINLLYSYAKILGVKYEDLEPYYFGLNHFGWFKNIYDKGGKDLLPELKKIITEKGFLPADAEQRDKSWLDTYSLVQDMLVDFTEFLPNTYLQYYIYPQYKLTHLNKDYTRANEVMNGREKNVFAECRRVMETGTAKGADVVKNDAHGEMIVAIADSIANNLKKYYIVIVENNGIIPNLPDDAMVEVTSLLGINGPEPFHVGEIGTFYKGLIENQYAYERLTVEAYFEGSYEKALQALTLNRTITDAKKARKVLDELIEANKNYWPALK
- a CDS encoding PTS transporter subunit EIIC, coding for MKGFLQKFGKSLLMPISTLAAAGLILGLAAMLQNPSIVGESFSKLEAVQNIIGYIRKLAGFIFGSLPVFFAISVTAGMTKEEKVTAVYSSVLGFFIFHLTLNYMLGLKGINADTTSVKYLTEQGMTSVQASLENARYETVFGFLTYRMNVFAGVIIGLVVAELHNRFHKIELPSMFNFFGGKRFVPIITIVAVPFVALISYYVWPYFDFIISLFGKSIEVTGIFGPFIYGFLNRLLIPTGLHHILNQLVRFTNIGGSTTINGEVVTGALNIYNATLVNNSPVDVVRLGTRFVGQGHMIIAMFGLPAAALAIIKTSFPENKKYIKSLMLAAIAASFVTGITEPIEFSFIFISPVLFLFHAVMTGLAYMIMAVLGVAVGNIQAGIIDFFIFGVFRGMDTRWFLVIIVGIIYGFVYYKVFVFFIMKFNVNTPGRENLNDEEESEGKEIAVEDTELSETIIRGLGGTENIADVENCFTRLRVQVLDPEKINETVIKSTRPSGIVRPEKNYIHIIYGLKVESITKNLKEYIKSQKEAKN